Within Cercospora beticola chromosome 6, complete sequence, the genomic segment CTGCGAGGTAGACCCAAAGTTGGCGCCATGTGCTGAAGCGGTTGTGGGGAGAGAAGATGTACTTCATCTCCGTCGAGCAGTATCTCGAGTTGAGGGGGCTGCGATTAGTTAGTCCATTTGCCCATGTCTCAATGCCAATCGCATGCCGCCTGAAGGATTTCGGCGCCGGACCCAATTCTCAATGCCGCAGGTGCTCTTGCCACCAGATGATCGACTCGAGCGCATCCTTTGATCTTTTGTTGCTGCAAGCACGACCAGAGCTGGGATCTCGCCTTTTCGCGACGCCCCTCATATCAATCCGacttcgcagcagcacagcaaAAATTTGTCGAATGTGTCATAGCACGGCATTTTTCCAACCAGCAATCTTGCAAGCATTGAAATACACTTACTTGTTGTAAACATGGTGGTCGGTCGTCATCATGGAAGTCGGTTGTCCAGAAACGCCAGGACTCAGTACACCATCGAACATCTTGTACGCAGTCGACATTTCGCGGGCCAAATTTGTGCTGCACACGACTTAAGCTTTGGGGAAGGATTCTTGGATTCCGAGTTTTAGCGAAAATCTTCTTGAGTCAGCGAGAGACGACACAGGTTAACTGCAAAAAGTGAGGAATTTGTTGCTCGTACCGCAGAGCAAGTACCTCGAAGAACTTTGTACCTATCTATCCCCGTGTCACAGCGATTGAAAATTGGAATCTGTACTTAGAAAGCGTTGTATTGGGTGAAGTGGACGGTCTCCGATCAATTGTGGATATGTCTTGGCGAAAGCCACTGTCAATTGATGAGCTTTCTAACTCGATTTGATTTAGCTTTGGCAATCTGCTGTCGGTCCTCCACTATCGTCCTCCACTTATTGTCCTCTTCCAGCAgtttcttctccatctttcTTGCGCGCTATTAATCTTGTGCAAGTGTGCCCAACGAAGCCCACATGCTCTCGACGCGTCTAGCCCCCGAGGTCCGCTTGCGTGCGCGGATTCACGAATTCCATCTCCTGAATATCGCAGCATAAAATTTATTGACATCGTTCCATTCAATGCCTACGCAGAGATCTATCTTTCAGAGCGATCGGTCCCAGATCTGCCAATCCCCAGAAATCCCATTTCCAAAACTTTTTCAAATGCTCTCACCGAGTGTCTCAGTGCACATCAATCTCATGGAGATTGGATCAATCCCCAAACTCATCTCCGCCGGATCACAGTCGATCCATCCTCCATATCCTCCCActcggcatcatcatcgtgatCCTGAGCCTTGAGACCACCAATCCCCAACACGAGACCAGGCTTCTCCTCCAACAAATCCTCTCTCGCCAAGATGAGCGTCTGCTCCGCCGTATACCCCTTGGCGTGCATATCACACTTCCGCTCATTGTGGCACCTTGGCCCCGACTCCTTGATCGCTCCAAGGGGCATACTAGGGGGCCGCTCGGAAGGAGTGCCCTTCAGAGCGCCTTGCTCGTAGGACCGAGAGTAGGAGAGGCTGTACGTTGCCTCTGGGTTGCCGCGATGAAAGGGGTCACGCAGGATGGAGTCTCTGCTGCCTGAACAGAGCACTTTGTTGCCGCGTTGCACCTTCGGTGGCTGGGGAACCTCGCGGAGACGTGAGGCACGCTTTTCATCGTACTGTCTTTGGGCATTCTCGGCCATTCCAATCTGGCCTGAGCTGGTGTTGTGGATCGCAACGGGGGCGCGGTCAGGGTGAATCTCTGAGAAGCGTTGGGCGAGTGGTGAGAGGCCTCCCATCTTGCTTCTGTGTGTGAGTGTGTGTGGGTTGTCTCTGAAAACTTCGAGATTGGCTATGCTTGAGTATCGGGCAATGCGAGAGCGAAGCTATGATATTAGGAGTGGGAGCACAGTGGGAGGCATGTAGTATATGAAGTTGTGGGCGTTGTCCTCAAGGAACTGACTTTGGCGAGTACCACTTCCTAAAGAGAATGAGGATGACTGAATGCTGGCTGTCCAGTGGAGTTCCATTATTTCGTCGATGCCATCTCTGGAACGAGGACTGAAGCACTTTGGCCCCGCATGTCGAGGCCACTTGATGCGAATCTCATCAGAGATATTTTCCACCTTGACTTCCGTTCCTAAAATGAGGACTGAGGGGCTACGAGCAGGCATGCCGGCGATTACGTTTCTCTGGCACTTGCAGAAGCTGGTGGTGCAAGTTCGTACACTTTGTCATTTCTGTCTGCAAGATGAGGTCTGAGGCCCGTTGACTCCGCAAGCAGCTCGTCGCCACTCGCAACATCCAAccgagacgaagaagtgAATCTGTAATGGCCAGCTCTGTGCCACCCATCGGCATAGCTACGACCTGAATTCCGTACCTTTGATGGCTCTGAACGTAGCCGTCTCTACGGAGCAGGCATATTTGGGTGAGGCCACAAATTTTTGAGAAAGTTTGGTATGCTCGATGAAGCTTGACGAATAATTTCAATGATGGTGTTGGGCTCTTGTCACCAATACGATGAGCACGTCCTACGCGGTGTTGAATCCCATGTTCTGCAATGGCCTTCCTGGATCCATTCGTCAACTTTCGCTTGTCTTGTGCTATCGTGACATCGGCGCACGATCCGGTGTAGTCGCCTTGTCTGTGATTTGGTAATATCAGAATCAACACGCTTGGCTTTGACAATATAGAGCATGGACGATCTGTGCAAagtagaggaggaagaggatgcgTGAAGTCTGGAAAGCGTAGAATCCCGGCTATTTTAAGAACGCCAAGGCTTCCGAGGTCATCTACACCTTACCCACGCTTCACGACTGCCGCATTCCACAAGGCAAGACTGTCGCTGAGAAACACTAAGAAGACCACGTCAACATTGAGAGCGCAAAGATCGCACTCCATCGTATCATATGCACGACAGCTTCATGGTTCTCCGAATGTACTCAAGGAACGCCCATGATGGATGACCATAATCTTAACTAATCCTACGAGCCACAAAGACCAGAATAGCACGATCCTTCCCTTCCCTGATCTGCGTTTCGCAGGCTTGTCCGGGTACAAGAGCACAGCCGCAATGGCAAAGAAGAAACACAGACAGAGCTATGTAGCTTCTTTAACTGTAGCTCTGCCTCATCAGATGACGACGCTTCCTTTCTAGGCATTTTGAGGCCTGGTTGCATGAGATCGACCTCAGCTCTTACTATGGGAGAACGATCTAAGCAAGATCTACTTGCTGGGCTCGCTGCGATATATCAGTCTCGGGACTTCTCGGATCTTGTGGTTTTTGGGCGAGAGGGTACGAGGCACGCGGTGCATCGCGCAATTGTGTGTCCGAGGTCAGAATTCATTTATCGGGCTTGTAAAGAAGGAAGATGGAGGGTAAGATATACCGACTGCGCTGTGCTACCACAAATTCATTTGCTGATCTCAAGTTCAGGAAGGCGTCGAAGGACAAATAACCCTaccagaagacgatgaagtcgTGAGACTCATAGTAGAATACTTCTATCTCCTAGACTACGACCCCATCATCCGGCTTCCAGATCCCGCAACACCAGCTTCAAGACATAGTTCCGACGCCACGAGCGTGCGAACAGATGCAGGAAATTATGGCCACGTATATGGAACGTCCGCTATCAGCGCATTCGGTGGCCCGGCATCACCATTCTCACCACCTTTCAGATCGCGTACAGACTCCGCTCTGACAATGCATGCGATGCCCCTCGGGGCTACAGAATACACAGCATACAACACCAACCAGCCCAGAAGGCGCCAGCAAGCAAATCGAAGCATGGTGACTAGCCCGCCTGAGCCTTCACCGCTGGCAACGCAAGAACCTCATTTAGTCTTGCATGCCCGAatgtatgctgctgctgagcagtACGGAGTTGGCGGGTTGAAAGCGCTTTGTCTTGATAAATTCAAGATTCAATTGACTCGACACTGGGATGCGGTCGAATTAGCGGAGGCAATACATGTCGTATACTCGTCCACGCCTCCCTCCGACAAAGATATGCGAGAAGCAGTGGCAGATACGCTAGGATGGCATAACCGCTTGCTCGATAAGCCCGAGATCGAGGTTGCGATATTGGAGATCAATGGGTTGGCGTATGAGCTGCTGAAGCGCAGTAGGAGGGCCGAGCCAGAGTACATGGAATAGCAAGATGAAATTGAAGCAAATTGCGGATTTCCAATTCATATTATTACGTGATCATCATCGCGCTAGAAAGTCCTGTCTTTCTGCGCTGGGCCCTTCGCCTGCCGCAGGCGTAGGTATgtcgtcgtccttcttctcttcgtgATTGATGAAAAGAAACGATAGAACCACGATGCATGCTCCCAACCAGTACCACGGCCCCGCTCTCTGGTTGTCCAGGATGATCTGGCCGATCAGAGATAGTGGTATCGTCAGACTCAAGCCAACGGTAACGACGATGGGCGAGGTTAATAGCACTGCGTATGCCCATGCAATGTCTCCAATCAAGCTCCCCGCCGAGTTCAGGAAGACGACCAGTGTCACGTCTCCAGTCGGAGGTAGCTGAAATGTTTCGGCGCCCGTGTAATGCAGAATAATGAGTCCAGGCCAGGCAATGAGGACATTGATGAGGCccacgaagccgaagaaaAGCGGCATGTCGACTTTGCTTTCGTCTCCGATGCGTTTCTTCATGAAAACAGCATAGAGTCCGTACATGACTGCGGAGAGGAATGCGATGAAGTCTCCGATTGCGATCTCCTTCAGCGACTTTTGCGGGAAGTCGCCTCGATGTTCATCGTCGTTTGTCTTACCAGACAGATCCAGACACGAGATGAGAGTAATTCCCGCCAACGACGCAAGCACGCCGAGCAATTTGCGCACTGTGAAGCGCTCAACTCTGAACATGGCTCCAAATATGAGTGTGAAGACACTACTCGTGCTGGTCAggatggtggaggaggccaCTGTAGTGTACTGCAGACACGCTGCCACAAAGTAATTTGCCAGAAACCAGAGAGGGCAGAATTCCAAGCTGAGTCGCGCGGTTTCCAGTACCGTCAGAGGCGCCTCGGCAGCGTCCGAAGGTGGAATGCCCAAGTCCTTACCGCTGAGCACCTGGCTCCCTTCAACAGGCTCGTCCAGGAGCGCGCTTGTGCTGCGTAAAATGGGACTCTCGTGATAGCCGCGGTCATTCTCTCCCTCTTCCTGCTTCAAAGCAGAGTATCTGCCCTTTGCGCGCATGCGCAGCTCGTCTATCCATGCCCTGAATGCTTCGGGATTTTCGCGCCACCTCTTGATCAGTATCGGTACCAGTGGGATAATGAAGAATGCTGTGTTGACGTAGGTGACGAAGTAGGGTTTCGAGTAGGTATCGTCGGAGAAGATGGACTGCTCGTATGTCAGTGTGCTGTCTCCCTCATGTAGGATTGGGAACTAAGGGGGGCCGTACACTCGCGAGAAAGTTGGTGCTGGTCCAGGCCAAGATGGTGACGGTGAGCAGAAAAAGCCCAATTGTCCTCCGCGCCCATCTGCTGGATTTGACGATGCTATTCGTGGTAGGGGCGCCGCTCCGCACGCTCGAAGCAATGTTACTGCGATGATCTCCCAAGTCCAGGGCAGGCGGCTCGAATCGCTCGTTGGCGGCAGGAGGCACAAGGGCCGACATCACGGTGCGCAGGATGTGTAGTCGCCAGGACTCGGAGGGCTCGCAGGCGGTGCGAAGATGTTTACGTCCATAGGAGGAGGACAGCCGGTGCAGTGTGCGGACGCTGGCAGTTGGTCGCGTAGCGAAGATAAAGAGGCACGCGGACGTTCACGGGCGGGTATCAGGCCCACCGCAGCGATTCTGGCATCCACCACGCCAAACGCCAAGCCTCCTATTCATCGGTACCTAAACGAGAATGTTTCGTCCCTGGTTCTGCTCTCTTATCCTCGAACCGTCACGTCACATCAACTCTCGTGTTGTTGTGAGATTTCGCTGTGTGCATGGTGCTGACCGAGCAACGCTATGCGTGGCTTGCATTCTAGCCGCACCCTAGCTGCGGACAGCAAAATAGAAACCGGGCGATACGCTCACTTTGCGACCTCTCTCACGAACCCGATCCCGCGGCAGCTTCGTTTGTCGAGACGGAGCGCCTTAGCTACGCTGCACAAGGCGGAGACACGAGGATTGAAAGGGTACTCGAGGTCCTCACAGTCATAACCGCACCCTGCACGCTGCAACGGACCCAAGTCCGGTACATCATGCCAGGGCTGCCACACTGAGGATCACTAGGAGGTAGTTGCAGTCGTTGATCACAATCGGTAATCGGTACACTGCCCGAATGTCGGAAATCGGGTCTGACGAGCAtgtatagtaagagaagcgTAGGATTGTAACGGAGTATGGAGAGACGTCATGTTTGTCTGGAGTTTTATCAATGAAGTAGCTCTGAGGCTATTTGACGAGAGAAGCTTCGAAAGACGAAGTGATCGGGAGAGAGATGCGTCTTTCCCACAGCAACACTCTATCTGCGAAGCGCGGTATCGCGCTGCGTAGCTTCAGCAGTGCCTGTGTCTGTTCCATCGCGCAGCCAATGTCCAACTTCTCATATCATGCGAGACATCCAATAGGATGTGAATCGTGGCGCGAACATGATGTATTGctactcctcctctccacaaTTCTCCCTTTCACCCGCTCCGTGACTGTGGTATTCTGCACAGGTTTTGAGAATAAACACTTCAAGTGGTCTCCAAATCCGAATGTCTTCGATATTCCAAATGAGCCGGAGAATATCGCGGAGAGATTCTTCGTCAAAAAAATGGGCAATAGACGGATCGAATGCCAACTCGCCAGCTCGGGCGGTAAGCAGCAAAACAAAGCGACGAAGAGCCGAACCAGGCGCGGTGTTGGCGTAGGCGTACGGCAGCATGTGAACTGGCGGGCACCAGGTATGGACGACTTCGCTGTGAATAGCATCGATGCATTTATTCATGAGCAATGGAACCTGGCGGCGATCTCCCAGTACCCAGAGGCGACAGA encodes:
- a CDS encoding uncharacterized protein (BUSCO:EOG09263M8W); translation: MSALVPPAANERFEPPALDLGDHRSNIASSVRSGAPTTNSIVKSSRWARRTIGLFLLTVTILAWTSTNFLASSIFSDDTYSKPYFVTYVNTAFFIIPLVPILIKRWRENPEAFRAWIDELRMRAKGRYSALKQEEGENDRGYHESPILRSTSALLDEPVEGSQVLSGKDLGIPPSDAAEAPLTVLETARLSLEFCPLWFLANYFVAACLQYTTVASSTILTSTSSVFTLIFGAMFRVERFTVRKLLGVLASLAGITLISCLDLSGKTNDDEHRGDFPQKSLKEIAIGDFIAFLSAVMYGLYAVFMKKRIGDESKVDMPLFFGFVGLINVLIAWPGLIILHYTGAETFQLPPTGDVTLVVFLNSAGSLIGDIAWAYAVLLTSPIVVTVGLSLTIPLSLIGQIILDNQRAGPWYWLGACIVVLSFLFINHEEKKDDDIPTPAAGEGPSAERQDFLAR